Proteins co-encoded in one Halorussus vallis genomic window:
- a CDS encoding glucose-6-phosphate isomerase — protein MRVDLGNALGEVADPGVSQADLDRLDERVADAHERIERGRENDEHGYAALNLPETADPDAIRTAVEPFRDADAVLTVGIGGSALGAATLADALPADTVAYFLDNVDPEHTTRLLDSLDLGSAAVNVVSRSGTTAETLANFLVVRDAMDDAGVDWTDRTFVTTGEEGNLRNLAEKHDLPALSVPEGVPGRFSALSTVGLACAAIQGHDLDAILAGAADEADRLSGSLYDSPGYAYGAVSYALEERGAAVNAMMPYAESLETFAEWFAQLWAESLGKDGRGQTPARALGATDQHSQLQLYRAGPRDKLVTLVRPEERADREIPETDLEGLSYLGGSTLGELLDAEFEATEASLAAAGLPNVRVEIDRVDARSLGELLYGMEAACVLYGELADVETFTQPAVEWGKRAARGLLGGGDFEEADAVAEKTELTVE, from the coding sequence ATGCGCGTAGACCTCGGTAACGCACTCGGTGAAGTCGCCGACCCCGGCGTCTCACAGGCCGACCTCGACCGACTCGACGAGCGAGTCGCCGACGCCCACGAACGAATCGAACGGGGCCGCGAAAACGACGAACACGGCTACGCCGCCCTGAACCTCCCCGAGACGGCCGACCCCGACGCGATTCGAACCGCGGTCGAACCCTTCCGGGACGCCGACGCCGTCCTGACGGTCGGCATCGGCGGGAGCGCCCTCGGCGCGGCCACGCTCGCCGACGCGCTCCCCGCCGACACCGTGGCGTACTTCCTCGACAACGTCGACCCGGAGCACACCACTCGACTGCTCGACTCGCTGGACCTCGGCTCCGCCGCGGTCAACGTCGTCTCGCGTTCGGGCACCACCGCCGAGACGCTCGCGAACTTCCTCGTCGTCCGAGACGCGATGGACGACGCAGGGGTCGACTGGACCGACCGGACCTTCGTCACTACGGGCGAAGAGGGGAACCTCCGGAACCTCGCCGAGAAGCACGACCTGCCCGCGCTCTCCGTCCCCGAGGGCGTGCCCGGCCGGTTCTCGGCGCTCTCGACGGTCGGCCTGGCCTGCGCCGCCATCCAGGGTCACGACCTCGACGCGATTCTCGCGGGCGCGGCCGACGAGGCCGACCGGCTCTCGGGGTCGCTGTACGACTCGCCGGGCTACGCGTACGGTGCTGTCAGCTACGCCCTCGAAGAGCGCGGCGCGGCGGTCAACGCGATGATGCCCTACGCCGAGTCGCTCGAAACCTTCGCGGAGTGGTTCGCCCAGCTCTGGGCCGAGAGCCTGGGCAAGGACGGCCGGGGCCAGACCCCCGCCCGCGCGCTCGGCGCGACCGACCAGCACTCCCAGCTCCAGCTCTACCGGGCCGGCCCCCGCGACAAACTCGTGACGCTCGTCCGACCCGAGGAACGCGCCGACCGTGAAATCCCCGAAACCGACCTGGAGGGGCTCTCCTACCTCGGCGGCTCCACCCTCGGCGAACTGCTCGACGCCGAGTTCGAGGCGACCGAGGCCAGCCTCGCCGCCGCGGGCCTGCCGAACGTCCGCGTCGAGATCGACCGCGTGGACGCCCGAAGCCTCGGCGAACTCCTCTACGGTATGGAGGCCGCCTGCGTCCTCTACGGCGAACTCGCCGACGTCGAGACGTTCACCCAGCCCGCGGTCGAGTGGGGCAAGCGGGCCGCGCGCGGACTGTTGGGCGGCGGCGACTTCGAGGAGGCCGACGCCGTCGCCGAGAAGACCGAATTGACGGTCGAGTGA
- a CDS encoding BGTF surface domain-containing protein, whose amino-acid sequence MFDTSLHRRVTLAALVVLVTTAGAVAGVSAGATADAPTKTDVSLAAASDAAVQNATETLNVTIEHDADGLSVPASDSASVRGTTSAAPGTKLTVFLKSNASDFTDPAVVTVAENGTFDTAMRFGALDPGTEFEILVKRDGVVLARESGTVLDQSNIQVSFQTAVSSAGAPPVVRAAPDQTIRLRTDAVPGTELSVRVKSDHFIHTEPAVVGKDGSANVTFDFGDVAPNTAVELSAYHDGSGEAFETMAFIVNATANLSIEGEDATFRTAENRTVRGTTDAEPGTNLTVMVHGDDFERKRNVSVRENGSFAAEFDLSDVPPGANATVSVRRGSLVVSDSVNVTIAAKNETTTAAETEADAPIPGFGAPAALAALLAALALVASRRD is encoded by the coding sequence ATGTTCGACACTTCCCTCCACCGGCGGGTAACCCTCGCCGCGCTCGTCGTCCTCGTGACGACCGCCGGCGCGGTCGCGGGCGTCTCCGCCGGCGCGACCGCAGATGCACCGACGAAAACCGACGTATCGCTCGCCGCAGCGAGCGATGCGGCAGTACAGAACGCGACGGAGACGCTCAACGTGACCATCGAGCACGACGCCGACGGCCTATCCGTCCCGGCGAGCGACAGCGCCTCGGTTCGCGGGACGACATCCGCCGCCCCCGGAACCAAACTGACCGTGTTCCTGAAGTCGAACGCCAGCGACTTCACCGACCCCGCGGTCGTCACCGTCGCCGAGAACGGTACCTTCGACACGGCGATGCGCTTCGGCGCGCTCGACCCCGGGACCGAGTTCGAAATCCTCGTCAAGCGGGACGGCGTCGTCCTCGCTCGCGAGAGCGGCACCGTCTTGGACCAGTCCAACATCCAGGTTTCGTTCCAGACGGCCGTCTCCTCGGCGGGCGCGCCGCCGGTCGTCCGCGCGGCCCCGGACCAGACCATCCGACTTCGGACCGACGCCGTCCCCGGAACTGAACTGTCGGTGCGAGTGAAGAGCGATCACTTCATCCACACCGAACCGGCGGTCGTCGGGAAAGACGGTAGTGCGAACGTCACGTTCGACTTCGGTGACGTCGCGCCGAACACGGCTGTCGAGTTGAGCGCCTACCACGACGGGTCGGGCGAGGCATTCGAGACGATGGCGTTCATCGTCAACGCCACCGCGAACCTCTCCATCGAGGGTGAGGACGCGACGTTCCGCACGGCGGAGAACCGCACGGTTCGCGGCACCACCGACGCCGAACCGGGAACGAACCTGACCGTGATGGTCCACGGCGACGACTTCGAACGGAAGAGGAACGTTTCGGTCAGAGAAAACGGAAGCTTCGCCGCGGAGTTCGACCTCTCGGACGTGCCACCGGGCGCGAATGCGACCGTCTCGGTCCGGCGTGGCTCGCTGGTCGTCAGCGACTCGGTGAACGTGACGATAGCGGCAAAGAACGAGACGACCACCGCCGCAGAAACCGAAGCCGACGCGCCGATTCCCGGTTTCGGCGCCCCGGCCGCGCTCGCGGCGCTGCTCGCGGCCCTCGCGCTGGTCGCCTCCCGTCGAGACTGA